Proteins encoded in a region of the Thunnus thynnus chromosome 8, fThuThy2.1, whole genome shotgun sequence genome:
- the rsph4a gene encoding radial spoke head protein 6 homolog A, whose translation MDTQDGNQDSSQQRLQAAASFKAFMLKNSTKSNLDLYDHLTQLLIKVMDEHPQNVVDVIEDMSYDVKRGLFEDKWSTLRDLPQTTAAERLAEHQRLLFSRPEEADHEEELVETPLPNVSEIGFYMEQAGVGLGREEMQRVFLALKQLVESQALQRCRLWGKILGTESSYIIAEAEYREGEEEEEQNAEEAAKEEEREAETHENEMDPFPQSTYKPPPAVPKEAIGTGANKFLYYVCKEPALPWVKLPSVSPAQITVARQIRKFFTGRLDAPVVSYPPFPGNEANYLRAQIARISAGTQVSPQGFYQAGEEEGDEEEEAPRDSYEVNPDFEGVPVSEMAESLSAWVHHVQHILKQGRCTWVNLAVKPGEESNEEGEAEEKEEEPDEPEPEVGPPLLTPLSQDIELFNTPPWSSKISSALTSQHAVAVLRSNLWPGACAYACGKKFENIYVGWGLKYSGEGYSPPVPPLPQKECPSGPEITEALDPTLEEEQALQEALEEQQAAQGEMMDTDEEEEEDDD comes from the exons CTATGACCACCTCACCCAGTTGCTGATCAAGGTCATGGATGAGCATCCACAGAATGTGGTAGATGTGATTGAGGATATGAGCTATGATGTGAAGCGGGGATTATTTGAAGACAAGTGGAGCACCTTACGAGACCTTCCACAGACTACAGCTGCTGAGCGGCTGGCTGAACATCAGCGCCTGCTGTTTTCTCGGCCAGAAGAGGCTGACCATGAGGAGGAGCTG GTGGAAACACCTCTTCCTAATGTAAGTGAGATTGGCTTCTACATGGAGCAGGCTGGAGTGGGTCTGGGCAGAGAGGAGATGCAGAGGGTCTTCCTTGCACTCAAGCAGCTTGTTGAGTCCCAGGCACTGCAGCGCTGCCGACTGTGGGGCAAGATTCTGGGCACAGAGAGCAGCTATATCATTGCTGAAGCTGAGTACAGAgagggtgaggaagaggaagagcagaATGCAGAGGAAGCAGccaaggaagaggagagagaggctgagacTCATGAGAATGAG ATGGATCCATTTCCTCAGTCGACCTATAAACCCCCACCAGCTGTGCCAAAGGAGGCAATAGGAACAGGTGCTAACAAGTTTCTTTACTATGTGTGCAAAGAGCCTGCTCTACCATGGGTGAAGCTTCCTTCAGTCAGTCCTGCCCAGATAACTGTTGCTCGCCAGATCCGTAAATTCTTCACTGGGAGACTGGATGCTCCAGTTGTTAGCTACCCGCCTTTCCCTGGGAATGAAGCCAACTATTTGAGAGCGCAGATCGCTCGGATCTCTGCTGGCACTCAAGTCAGCCCCCAGGGCTTCTACCAGGCTGGGGAGGAGGAAggtgatgaggaagaggaggcaccACGGGACAGCTATGAAGTGAATCCTGACTTTGAGGGTGTTCCAGTCTCTGAAATGGCTGAGTCTTTGTCTGCCTGGGTGCATCATGTTCAACACATCCTGAAGCAG GGTCGCTGTACTTGGGTGAACCTGGCTGTGAAACCAGGAGAAGAATCTAATGAGGAAGGAGAGGCtgaggaaaaggaagaggagcCGGATGAGCCTGAGCCAGAGGTCGGACCCCCTCTGCTCACTCCCCTCTCCCAAGACATAG AATTGTTCAACACCCCTCCCTGGAGTTCCAAGATTTCCTCCGCTCTCACCTCTCAGCATGCAGTAGCTGTGCTGCGTTCCAACCTCTGGCCAGGAGCATGTGCATATGCTTGTGGAAA GAAGTTTGAGAACATATATGTTGGATGGGGTCTGAAGTATTCAGGGGAAGGGTACAGCCCACCAGTCCCCCCGCTACCACAGAAGGAGTGTCCCAGTGGACCAGAAATCACAGAGGCCCTGGACCCAAcgctggaggaggagcaggcACTGCAAGAAGCTTTAGAGGAGCAGCAAGCTGCCCAGGGGGAGATGATGGACACAgacgaagaagaggaggaagatgatgacTGA